One Candidatus Ornithobacterium hominis genomic region harbors:
- a CDS encoding DUF3109 family protein, whose translation MIQIDDTIISTDVLKKEFVCHVEKCKGICCVEGDSGAPLDEDELKILDEIYEEVKPYLRPEGIEAIEEQGKYVKDFEGDWTTPLVKGKECAYVVFNKDGITQCGIEKAYEDNKIDFKKPVSCHLYPIRVQRYKTFTAVNYDQWSICKDACSLGEKLGVTVAEFTKEALLRKFGEDWYKQLMIAQDELYKNKSK comes from the coding sequence ATGATTCAAATTGACGATACCATTATCAGTACAGATGTTCTAAAAAAGGAATTCGTTTGTCATGTAGAGAAATGCAAGGGCATTTGCTGTGTAGAGGGCGATAGCGGTGCTCCGCTGGATGAAGATGAACTGAAGATTTTAGATGAAATTTATGAAGAAGTAAAACCTTATCTTCGCCCAGAGGGAATTGAAGCTATTGAGGAACAGGGGAAATACGTTAAAGACTTTGAGGGCGACTGGACTACTCCGCTGGTTAAAGGTAAAGAATGTGCTTATGTGGTCTTCAATAAAGATGGAATTACCCAATGTGGTATAGAAAAAGCTTATGAAGACAATAAAATTGATTTCAAAAAACCTGTAAGTTGCCATTTGTACCCTATTCGGGTGCAGAGGTACAAAACTTTTACCGCTGTGAACTACGACCAATGGTCTATCTGCAAAGATGCTTGTAGTTTGGGCGAAAAATTAGGTGTTACCGTTGCTGAATTTACCAAAGAAGCTTTGCTGAGAAAATTTGGCGAAGATTGGTACAAGCAGCTGATGATAGCTCAAGATGAACTTTATAAAAATAAATCAAAGTGA
- the ligA gene encoding NAD-dependent DNA ligase LigA, producing the protein MSIEQKIKALSQELDEHNYKYYVLDQPEISDFEFDMKLKALQELENEYPKFADPHSPTQRVGGAITKNFPTVVHQYQMYSLNNVYEIAELQEWIERVKKDLGEAVEFVCELKFDGASISLTYENATLAQAVTRGDGYQGDEITANVKTIKSIPLKLKDAEANEIFARGEIILTHEAFHKINQEREELGLETFMNPRNTVSGSLKLQDSAEVAKRELSAFIYGIYGKNLPFDNQWTMLQTARKWGFKIPNSAKLCLSEQQIFNFIAFWDKQRHDLNYEIDGVVIKVNQFFQQNELGYTAKSPRWAIAYKFKAEQAKTRLNKVSYQVGRTGAVTPVANLEPVLLAGTTVKRASLHNADIIKNLKICLGDMVYVEKGGEIIPKIVGVSLEDRPANAQAVEFTKTCPACATPLVRAEGEAVHYCPNEDGCPPQIKGKIEHFVSRKAMDMESIGSETIAQLYEVGLVQKISDLYHLQVEDLLPLERMAQKSAENIINAIEKSKKIPFEKVLYGLGIRFVGETVAKKLVEAFPNLKLLQNAKPEELEEVDTVGTRISKSVVDYFSQKEHMEMLEDLMNQGLQFEAAEKKLTSNKFENQTFLFTGKLAEFTRDEAKQLVEENGGKIASSVTKNLNFLIVGEKAGSKLKKAQDLGSVQILTELEFLELLK; encoded by the coding sequence ATGAGCATAGAGCAAAAAATCAAAGCATTATCTCAAGAATTAGACGAGCACAATTATAAATATTATGTGCTAGATCAGCCTGAAATTTCTGATTTTGAATTTGATATGAAATTAAAAGCTCTGCAAGAATTAGAAAATGAGTACCCGAAATTTGCAGACCCTCATTCACCGACACAACGGGTTGGCGGGGCAATCACTAAAAACTTCCCGACCGTTGTTCATCAATATCAGATGTACTCGCTGAACAATGTTTATGAAATTGCAGAATTGCAAGAATGGATCGAGCGAGTAAAAAAAGATTTGGGCGAAGCCGTTGAATTTGTATGCGAATTAAAATTCGATGGAGCGTCCATTAGCTTAACTTACGAAAATGCCACTTTGGCACAAGCGGTAACAAGAGGCGACGGCTACCAAGGTGATGAAATTACCGCCAATGTGAAGACCATCAAAAGTATTCCTCTAAAATTAAAAGATGCAGAAGCCAATGAAATTTTTGCCCGTGGTGAAATTATTTTGACGCATGAAGCTTTTCATAAAATCAATCAAGAACGAGAAGAATTAGGATTAGAAACATTTATGAACCCGAGAAATACGGTAAGTGGGTCTTTGAAACTACAAGATTCTGCCGAAGTGGCTAAAAGGGAATTATCAGCATTTATCTATGGAATTTATGGCAAAAATCTTCCTTTTGATAATCAATGGACAATGCTGCAAACAGCTAGAAAATGGGGCTTCAAAATTCCAAATTCAGCAAAACTTTGCTTATCTGAACAGCAAATCTTTAACTTTATTGCATTTTGGGACAAGCAAAGGCATGATTTAAATTATGAAATAGATGGTGTGGTGATAAAAGTTAACCAATTTTTTCAACAAAACGAATTGGGGTATACCGCCAAATCACCACGCTGGGCAATCGCCTATAAATTCAAAGCAGAACAAGCCAAAACACGACTGAACAAAGTCTCTTACCAAGTGGGCAGAACAGGGGCGGTGACTCCCGTGGCAAATTTAGAACCCGTTTTGTTGGCTGGGACTACCGTAAAGCGTGCATCGCTACATAATGCTGATATTATCAAAAATCTAAAAATTTGCTTGGGGGACATGGTTTATGTAGAGAAAGGAGGTGAAATTATACCCAAAATTGTAGGTGTAAGTTTAGAAGACCGCCCAGCCAATGCTCAAGCGGTGGAGTTTACAAAAACATGCCCTGCCTGTGCAACGCCATTGGTGCGTGCAGAAGGAGAAGCCGTACATTATTGCCCCAATGAAGACGGCTGCCCACCACAAATTAAAGGGAAAATAGAACACTTCGTTAGCCGAAAAGCGATGGATATGGAATCCATTGGTAGCGAGACAATTGCACAACTCTATGAAGTAGGATTAGTGCAGAAAATTTCAGATTTATACCATTTGCAGGTAGAAGATTTGCTTCCGCTGGAGCGAATGGCACAAAAATCAGCAGAAAACATCATTAATGCCATTGAGAAATCAAAAAAAATTCCGTTTGAGAAAGTTCTCTACGGCCTAGGCATCCGTTTTGTGGGAGAAACCGTTGCAAAAAAATTAGTCGAAGCCTTCCCAAATTTAAAATTACTACAAAATGCAAAGCCAGAAGAGCTAGAAGAAGTCGATACCGTCGGTACGCGAATTTCTAAAAGCGTAGTAGACTATTTTAGCCAAAAAGAGCACATGGAAATGCTGGAAGATTTGATGAATCAAGGATTGCAATTTGAAGCAGCAGAAAAAAAATTAACGTCTAATAAATTTGAAAATCAAACATTTCTATTCACTGGGAAATTGGCTGAATTTACGCGAGATGAAGCCAAGCAATTGGTAGAAGAAAACGGAGGTAAAATAGCATCTTCTGTGACTAAAAATTTAAATTTTTTAATCGTGGGCGAGAAAGCTGGCTCAAAATTAAAAAAAGCACAAGATCTAGGCAGCGTTCAAATTTTAACCGAATTGGAATTTTTGGAATTACTGAAGTGA
- a CDS encoding DUF6909 family protein has product MRHLFYRGSFKVTGTSGMALRELLLKLNPEIYGSIAEPNRVELEGLLYVLDRLPQGIEECSYINLTSDEGYQNSSFQPIVPLKRRRNCYRIDEEQMNIEVTRGRSEIYDILTHLTFFYNEADKIRNNAFGSNPKKMNRTWQKLEEFVYSEEEIPEADIEVVLTYLAQILGRTFEETKWAYEAFSYHENKHRLLHVVYWMGKLSYQDFNGLLSREILFTSTLISTIGHHITGEKWANHIKKTLVEHQLQNRPLHIISSNMHSVMNMLYAHQSLKGEYLPNLEFQTYEELSVPRNKDLRDHVMNFAQQNGLLYIKDKSGANINVQIIDLEKYHCKKGPFQNVNSNDVLLVMDYAFGEQAFEVMDELLKPYKNLENGFTMQVKSISIMGKAGILEGRKGDIMIPTSHIFEGTADNYPFKNELQLQDFQYEDLKSFSGMMVTVLGTSLQNKDLLHFFRDTSWEGIGLEMEGAHYQKAIQIASKIRAHIAEDVKVRYAYYASDNPLETGGTLASGGLGLTGVKPTYLITSKILEQILKK; this is encoded by the coding sequence ATGCGGCATCTGTTTTATCGAGGTTCGTTCAAAGTTACTGGGACTTCTGGTATGGCTTTGCGTGAACTTTTGCTGAAACTTAACCCAGAAATTTATGGTTCTATTGCTGAACCCAACCGAGTAGAATTGGAAGGCTTGCTCTATGTGCTAGACCGCCTCCCACAAGGGATAGAGGAATGCAGTTATATTAATTTAACTTCGGATGAAGGTTACCAAAATTCTTCTTTTCAGCCCATTGTTCCGCTCAAGAGAAGACGGAACTGCTATCGTATTGATGAGGAGCAAATGAATATTGAAGTAACTCGCGGGCGAAGTGAGATTTATGATATTTTGACACATTTAACTTTTTTCTATAACGAAGCAGATAAAATTAGGAATAACGCATTCGGTTCAAACCCAAAGAAAATGAACCGAACTTGGCAAAAGTTAGAAGAATTCGTCTATAGCGAAGAAGAGATACCTGAAGCTGATATAGAGGTGGTTTTAACCTATTTAGCACAAATTTTAGGGCGAACTTTTGAAGAAACGAAGTGGGCTTACGAGGCATTTAGTTACCATGAAAACAAGCATCGTCTCTTGCACGTTGTTTACTGGATGGGTAAATTGAGTTATCAAGATTTTAATGGGCTACTAAGCCGTGAGATTCTGTTTACTTCTACATTGATTTCCACCATTGGGCATCATATCACGGGAGAAAAATGGGCTAATCATATTAAAAAAACATTGGTGGAACACCAGTTGCAAAACCGCCCGTTGCATATTATCAGTTCCAATATGCACAGCGTGATGAATATGCTTTACGCTCACCAAAGTTTGAAAGGAGAATATCTGCCCAATTTAGAATTTCAGACGTACGAAGAGCTTTCAGTTCCGAGAAACAAAGATTTGAGAGATCATGTGATGAATTTTGCTCAGCAAAATGGCTTACTTTATATCAAAGATAAATCGGGAGCAAATATTAATGTTCAAATCATTGATTTAGAAAAATATCACTGTAAAAAAGGCCCTTTCCAGAATGTGAATTCTAATGATGTGCTACTGGTGATGGATTATGCTTTTGGTGAGCAGGCATTTGAAGTCATGGATGAATTATTAAAGCCTTATAAAAATTTAGAGAATGGTTTTACAATGCAAGTTAAAAGCATCTCAATTATGGGGAAAGCTGGTATTTTAGAAGGGCGCAAGGGAGATATCATGATTCCAACCTCTCATATTTTTGAAGGAACAGCAGATAATTACCCTTTCAAAAATGAGCTTCAGTTGCAAGATTTTCAGTATGAAGATTTGAAATCCTTTAGCGGAATGATGGTAACGGTATTAGGTACTTCTTTGCAAAACAAAGATTTATTGCATTTCTTTAGAGACACCAGCTGGGAGGGAATAGGTCTTGAAATGGAAGGTGCGCATTACCAGAAGGCAATTCAGATTGCTAGTAAAATCCGAGCTCATATTGCAGAAGATGTGAAGGTGCGCTACGCCTACTACGCTTCAGATAATCCGCTGGAAACTGGAGGCACGTTAGCTTCTGGAGGCTTGGGACTTACAGGAGTAAAACCAACATACCTTATTACATCTAAAATTTTAGAGCAAATATTGAAGAAGTAA
- a CDS encoding FISUMP domain-containing protein has protein sequence MKKLLLSFVVLPGALAMAQVGVNTDKPRSSLDVAYIDPEAPEGAGRVNAKTPQGVHFPNVSTAQRSKFEDVREGMMIYNTDKKCLEMYLGVESGAHQWECIPNVGNKSSQSVAVSPASFSGQFIGGVALSDASVSFKITNNGFSEIKNLDLSDAVTVENGEGNITVNGDANKGVSLDGGEGKTLTYTLSGTPQAGELTARFNRLRLSAEQQLTVGKGNANLQNKEQYIVSFVHGSTTIQGQIDNGDNQVRIKIPYTNGKGSYDAVSIKKTAAPGQDGDATKQITLSIPPGNFAVQGELTATLSVDGSYQVKQMAPGKDYDIATYDIDINGSTSKVIIKGIGGIPDRMFGKRTNGQLRHQFVYLPVTVTGANGYNKTWLNLNLGAEYAKVNGSHFNPTVNKTGEAIHKDEKLYGSLYQWQRASDGHEFKGQGTTSQKATSWTNAGNLFITGSANWVANGENALGSDLLLWRAGGVNNPCPSGYHVPTVQEWQQFLNAVGSNVWSQNKLPNLAAAGYHRSRGGSLGSKRSSGYYWSSSASDSYYAHRMYFSGSYSSMFNNSDRAFGNSVRCLKD, from the coding sequence ATGAAGAAATTATTACTTTCTTTCGTTGTATTGCCAGGGGCTTTAGCTATGGCTCAGGTGGGCGTTAATACAGACAAGCCAAGGAGCAGCTTAGATGTAGCTTATATAGATCCGGAAGCTCCTGAGGGTGCAGGACGGGTAAACGCTAAAACTCCTCAGGGCGTTCACTTCCCGAATGTTAGCACAGCGCAGCGCTCAAAATTTGAAGATGTGAGAGAAGGAATGATGATATATAATACCGATAAGAAGTGCCTTGAGATGTACCTTGGGGTGGAAAGCGGTGCCCACCAATGGGAATGCATCCCCAATGTAGGGAACAAATCATCACAAAGCGTAGCAGTATCGCCAGCAAGTTTCAGCGGGCAATTTATAGGAGGCGTGGCATTATCAGACGCCAGCGTAAGCTTCAAAATTACCAACAATGGATTCTCTGAAATTAAAAATCTTGACTTATCTGATGCCGTTACGGTAGAAAATGGAGAGGGAAATATAACAGTAAATGGCGATGCCAACAAAGGCGTTAGCCTAGATGGAGGAGAAGGCAAAACTTTGACGTATACGCTTAGCGGGACGCCGCAGGCAGGTGAGCTTACGGCTAGATTTAACAGATTAAGATTAAGTGCAGAGCAGCAATTGACGGTAGGCAAAGGAAACGCAAACCTGCAAAACAAAGAGCAGTATATCGTGTCGTTTGTCCATGGTAGCACGACCATACAAGGTCAAATAGACAATGGGGACAACCAAGTTCGCATCAAAATTCCTTACACCAATGGAAAAGGAAGTTATGATGCTGTAAGCATTAAAAAAACTGCCGCCCCAGGGCAAGATGGAGATGCAACCAAGCAAATCACGCTTAGTATCCCACCGGGGAACTTTGCAGTGCAGGGCGAGTTGACTGCGACGCTAAGCGTAGATGGGAGTTACCAAGTTAAGCAGATGGCGCCAGGGAAAGATTATGACATTGCAACTTATGATATTGATATAAACGGGAGTACATCAAAAGTTATCATCAAAGGGATAGGCGGTATCCCAGACAGGATGTTTGGCAAAAGAACCAACGGACAATTACGTCACCAGTTTGTTTACTTGCCCGTTACCGTTACAGGAGCAAATGGTTATAATAAAACATGGCTCAACCTCAACCTTGGAGCAGAATATGCCAAAGTCAATGGATCTCATTTTAACCCGACCGTTAATAAAACAGGCGAAGCTATCCACAAAGATGAGAAGCTCTACGGTTCATTATACCAATGGCAGAGAGCGAGTGATGGGCATGAGTTTAAGGGTCAAGGAACTACCTCACAAAAAGCCACAAGTTGGACAAACGCAGGCAATTTGTTTATTACTGGAAGCGCTAACTGGGTAGCGAATGGTGAAAATGCATTAGGTTCAGATTTATTGTTGTGGAGAGCAGGAGGAGTTAATAACCCTTGCCCATCTGGTTACCATGTTCCGACTGTGCAGGAGTGGCAGCAATTTCTCAATGCTGTAGGAAGTAATGTGTGGAGTCAAAATAAGTTACCAAACCTTGCAGCTGCTGGCTACCATCGCTCTCGCGGTGGTTCGCTGGGCAGCAAGCGTTCTAGCGGGTACTACTGGAGTAGCTCTGCTAGCGACAGTTACTACGCTCACCGCATGTACTTCAGCGGGAGCTACAGCAGTATGTTCAACAACAGCGACCGAGCTTTCGGTAACAGCGTGCGTTGCCTCAAGGATTAA
- a CDS encoding reverse transcriptase domain-containing protein, with product MHEAYYSARKHKRTKPEQLRFEYEYDAKLYELCQLIATQQYEPLPANVFVTRKPVHREIFAPQFRDRVVHHLIYNYLYDYLDRKFIYDSYSCRVGKGTMFGIERAKSFMRKVSRNYTQDAYVLKLDISGYFMNINRKLLYAKLQQMIDYTALDITKTEQKSLEYLLKVNTLHDSTKNAIRKSPLHYWDTIPRSKSLFHTASDCGLPIGSLTSQLFSNVFLNDIDHRIKQHISHYGRYVDDMLLMHQDRETLRAVIPMVNQWLGEIGLQLHPGKIVLQHYSKGFYFLGQYIKPGCCYISRRLKKHIFIFQKELEAYFALPRQKELKELQLVENKLNSYFGVLAKANTYQWTKLWVDRLPQNLKKYMDLAYDEATQQMKASLKSAYKIKNNYTRECYSFTHL from the coding sequence TTGCACGAAGCCTATTACAGTGCAAGAAAGCACAAAAGAACCAAGCCAGAACAGCTGCGCTTTGAGTATGAATATGATGCTAAATTATATGAGCTTTGTCAGCTAATTGCTACGCAACAATATGAGCCATTGCCCGCCAACGTTTTTGTGACGCGCAAGCCTGTGCACCGTGAGATTTTTGCACCGCAGTTTAGAGACAGGGTTGTTCATCACTTGATTTATAATTATTTGTATGATTACTTAGACAGAAAGTTTATTTATGACAGCTATAGCTGCCGAGTTGGCAAAGGGACGATGTTCGGCATCGAACGGGCTAAAAGTTTTATGCGGAAAGTAAGCCGTAATTATACACAAGATGCCTATGTGCTAAAGTTAGATATTAGTGGCTATTTTATGAATATCAACAGGAAATTACTCTATGCAAAATTGCAGCAAATGATAGATTACACCGCACTGGATATAACGAAAACAGAGCAAAAAAGTTTAGAATATTTGCTGAAAGTCAATACCTTGCACGACTCGACAAAAAATGCCATTCGCAAATCACCCTTACACTATTGGGATACAATACCACGGAGCAAAAGTTTGTTTCACACGGCGTCTGATTGCGGATTGCCCATTGGCTCACTCACAAGCCAGCTGTTTTCAAATGTTTTTTTGAATGATATAGACCACCGCATCAAGCAACACATCTCTCACTATGGCAGGTATGTAGATGATATGCTGCTGATGCACCAAGATAGAGAAACCCTGCGTGCGGTGATTCCTATGGTGAATCAATGGCTGGGCGAGATTGGACTGCAGCTCCACCCAGGCAAGATCGTTTTGCAACACTACAGCAAGGGATTTTATTTTTTGGGGCAATACATCAAGCCAGGCTGTTGCTACATCAGCCGCAGGCTCAAGAAGCATATTTTTATCTTCCAAAAAGAATTAGAAGCTTATTTTGCATTACCAAGACAAAAGGAACTAAAAGAATTGCAGTTGGTAGAAAATAAATTAAATTCGTATTTCGGTGTATTAGCCAAAGCCAATACCTACCAGTGGACAAAACTTTGGGTGGATAGATTGCCTCAAAATTTGAAGAAATACATGGATCTAGCTTATGATGAAGCAACCCAGCAAATGAAAGCGAGTTTGAAATCTGCTTATAAAATTAAAAATAATTACACCCGTGAGTGTTACTCATTTACCCATTTATAG
- the era gene encoding GTPase Era yields the protein MVEKFKSGFVNIIGNPNVGKSTLMNKLVGERLSIITSKVQTTRHRILGIVTTPEMQVVLSDTPGILNPAYELQNRMMSFVEEAFKDADVILYVVEPNQKKLENELLNEKLHRLKIPIIILVNKIDLSNQAEVEETVDYWHMQLPEADVLPISALNHFNIDFLLEKIKDLLPEGPMYYPEDQLTDKSERFIVNEIIREKILENYEQEIPYAVEVVTERFIEEEDVLRIYADIYVERDSQKGILIGHQGNSLSKIGREARLEIQDFFQKKIFLKLFVKVKKNWRKNNRDLEHFGY from the coding sequence ATGGTTGAAAAATTTAAATCAGGTTTTGTAAATATCATTGGAAATCCTAATGTGGGGAAATCAACGTTGATGAACAAGTTGGTGGGCGAGCGCTTGTCTATCATTACATCAAAAGTGCAGACCACACGCCACCGCATTTTGGGTATTGTAACTACGCCAGAGATGCAGGTTGTTCTCTCAGACACGCCAGGAATTTTGAACCCCGCCTACGAACTGCAAAATCGAATGATGAGTTTTGTAGAAGAAGCATTTAAGGACGCTGATGTGATTTTGTATGTAGTTGAACCAAACCAAAAGAAATTAGAAAATGAACTGCTGAATGAGAAACTTCACCGCCTGAAAATCCCTATCATTATTCTTGTGAATAAAATAGATTTGAGCAATCAAGCAGAAGTGGAAGAAACGGTAGACTACTGGCACATGCAGCTGCCCGAAGCTGATGTTTTGCCTATTTCTGCACTTAATCATTTCAATATTGATTTTCTGCTAGAGAAGATTAAAGATTTACTGCCCGAAGGACCTATGTACTACCCTGAGGATCAGCTGACTGATAAAAGTGAGCGATTCATCGTGAATGAAATCATCAGAGAAAAAATTTTAGAAAATTACGAGCAAGAAATTCCTTATGCGGTGGAGGTCGTGACCGAAAGATTTATAGAAGAAGAGGATGTGCTAAGGATTTATGCCGATATTTATGTGGAAAGAGATTCTCAAAAAGGAATTTTAATCGGCCACCAAGGGAACTCTTTATCTAAAATTGGGCGAGAAGCAAGGCTGGAAATCCAAGATTTCTTTCAGAAAAAAATATTTTTAAAGCTTTTTGTAAAAGTGAAGAAAAATTGGCGGAAAAATAATCGTGATTTAGAACATTTTGGGTATTAA
- a CDS encoding four helix bundle protein: MSVTHLPIYRSAFRFHVYVNDLVDAFPKKYHYTLGARMRKNNIQLWVNIELALVEKEKEKKLKYFKKAQKRAFRSRIYFKLAQTYSLVSLKQISYVFFELNDVEKQMKAIVKQC, encoded by the coding sequence GTGAGTGTTACTCATTTACCCATTTATAGAAGTGCCTTTAGATTCCACGTATACGTGAATGATTTGGTAGATGCCTTCCCCAAAAAATACCACTATACACTGGGCGCTAGAATGCGAAAAAATAATATCCAGCTGTGGGTAAATATAGAATTGGCGCTGGTGGAAAAAGAAAAAGAAAAAAAATTAAAATATTTTAAAAAAGCTCAAAAGAGAGCATTTAGGTCAAGAATTTATTTTAAATTAGCACAAACATATAGTTTGGTATCACTCAAGCAAATTTCTTATGTTTTCTTTGAATTAAATGATGTTGAAAAACAAATGAAAGCGATAGTAAAACAATGCTAA